The following are encoded together in the Salmonella enterica subsp. enterica serovar Choleraesuis genome:
- a CDS encoding membrane protein encodes MLRPRSIVQKSTTIIVISYKNSWIPLMKTISGNAPSEREVENEDNLESNKSHSGEEMPSRAMAIHEHIREHGEQELERDSMALLWSAVAAGLSMGASFLARGIFHANLEGIPGGFLLECLGYTFGFIIVIMARQQLFTENTLTVVLPVMQHPTANNFLLLGRLWGVVLVGNLAGTALAAMALAWLPAFDEPVQKAFTALAEEMMAFTAWEMFASGIVSGWLIATMVWMFPAAGSARIIIIILITWLIAVANTTHIVVGSIEALYLILTSDTSWLKFLWPFALPTLAGNIVGGTFIFALISHAQIRGDMSQKK; translated from the coding sequence ATGTTGCGTCCTCGTTCAATTGTTCAAAAAAGCACTACTATTATAGTTATCTCCTATAAAAACAGTTGGATACCCTTAATGAAAACAATAAGTGGTAACGCCCCAAGCGAACGGGAAGTCGAGAATGAAGACAATCTGGAAAGTAATAAGAGCCATTCCGGGGAGGAGATGCCATCGCGAGCGATGGCAATCCACGAGCATATCCGCGAACACGGAGAGCAGGAGCTGGAGCGCGACTCGATGGCGCTGCTTTGGTCGGCAGTTGCGGCCGGATTATCAATGGGCGCCTCTTTTCTGGCGCGTGGCATATTCCACGCTAACCTGGAAGGTATTCCGGGCGGATTTCTGCTGGAGTGCCTCGGCTATACCTTCGGCTTTATTATCGTCATCATGGCTCGCCAACAGCTTTTTACTGAGAATACGCTGACCGTGGTACTTCCGGTAATGCAGCACCCCACTGCCAATAATTTTCTACTGTTAGGCCGATTATGGGGCGTGGTATTAGTGGGCAATCTGGCCGGTACCGCGCTTGCCGCTATGGCTTTGGCCTGGCTGCCGGCATTTGATGAGCCCGTCCAGAAAGCGTTTACCGCTCTGGCTGAAGAGATGATGGCCTTCACCGCCTGGGAGATGTTTGCCAGCGGTATCGTCTCCGGCTGGCTTATTGCCACGATGGTATGGATGTTTCCGGCCGCTGGCTCGGCGCGCATTATAATAATCATCCTGATAACCTGGCTCATCGCCGTCGCCAATACCACCCACATCGTGGTCGGCAGTATAGAAGCGCTATATCTGATCCTGACCAGTGACACCTCGTGGCTGAAGTTTTTATGGCCATTTGCCCTGCCTACGCTGGCCGGGAATATTGTCGGAGGCACGTTTATCTTTGCCCTGATAAGCCACGCTCAGATTCGCGGTGATATGAGCCAGAAAAAGTAA
- the ccmA gene encoding cytochrome c biogenesis ATP-binding export protein CcmA yields MFEAQNLTCIRDERVLFSSLSFCVDPGEIVQIAGRNGAGKTSLLRILIGLTSPAEGQVCWQKMPVNRDRENFHRKLLWCGHQPGVKSTLSAEENLQFYHPDSDRAARWQALEACGLVGYEDVAVGQMSAGQQRRVALARLWLTKAPLWLLDEPFTALDPHGIERLTTRFEQHAAAGGMVVLTTHQPLRPLAVPLRQIFLGEGNMPQ; encoded by the coding sequence ATGTTTGAGGCGCAAAATTTGACCTGCATTCGCGATGAGCGCGTGTTGTTTTCGTCGTTATCTTTTTGCGTAGACCCGGGTGAAATTGTTCAGATTGCCGGGCGCAATGGCGCCGGAAAAACCTCCCTGCTACGTATTCTTATCGGGCTGACTAGCCCGGCCGAAGGCCAGGTTTGCTGGCAGAAAATGCCCGTGAATCGCGACCGGGAAAATTTTCACCGTAAGCTTCTGTGGTGTGGCCATCAGCCTGGGGTAAAAAGCACCCTGAGCGCCGAAGAGAACCTCCAGTTCTATCATCCTGACAGCGACAGGGCCGCCCGGTGGCAGGCTCTGGAAGCCTGCGGTTTAGTGGGTTACGAAGATGTAGCGGTAGGCCAGATGTCGGCAGGCCAGCAGCGTCGGGTAGCGTTGGCGCGTCTGTGGCTAACCAAAGCGCCGCTGTGGCTCCTGGATGAGCCATTTACTGCGCTAGATCCCCACGGAATTGAGCGGTTAACCACCCGCTTTGAACAGCATGCCGCCGCGGGGGGAATGGTAGTTCTGACGACTCACCAACCGCTGCGACCGCTCGCTGTGCCGCTGCGCCAGATTTTTCTGGGAGAGGGGAACATGCCCCAATGA
- a CDS encoding heme exporter protein B, protein MMLLVFRREMRLAFRNLAEIVNPLWFFLIVITLFPLGIGPEPQMLARIAPGIIWVAALLSSLLAMERLFRDDYLDGSLEQLMLLPLPLPAVIMAKVIAHWVVTGLPLLLLSPLIAMLLGLNFDSWKVMALTLLLGTPTLSFLGAIGVGLTVGLRRGGVLLSLLVLPLTIPLLIFACAALDAAAMGLPVEGYLAILGAFLAGSATLSPFATAAALRVSVQ, encoded by the coding sequence ATGATGCTGCTGGTCTTTCGGCGCGAGATGCGCCTGGCATTTCGTAATCTGGCGGAGATTGTTAACCCACTGTGGTTCTTCCTGATAGTGATTACGCTGTTCCCATTAGGCATAGGCCCTGAGCCGCAAATGCTGGCGCGCATTGCTCCCGGCATTATCTGGGTGGCGGCGCTGCTCTCTTCGTTATTGGCTATGGAGCGCCTGTTTCGTGATGACTATCTTGATGGCTCTTTGGAGCAGCTTATGTTGCTGCCTCTGCCCCTTCCTGCCGTCATCATGGCGAAAGTCATCGCTCACTGGGTGGTGACTGGATTACCGTTATTATTGCTGTCCCCACTGATAGCTATGCTGCTGGGGCTGAATTTTGACAGCTGGAAAGTCATGGCGTTAACGCTGTTATTAGGGACGCCAACCCTGAGTTTTTTAGGGGCTATTGGGGTTGGACTGACGGTAGGTTTACGGCGCGGCGGTGTGCTTTTAAGCCTGCTGGTGCTACCGTTAACTATTCCACTACTTATTTTTGCCTGCGCGGCGTTAGACGCGGCGGCAATGGGCCTGCCGGTAGAAGGGTATCTTGCCATTCTGGGAGCCTTCCTGGCCGGTAGCGCCACGCTGAGTCCTTTTGCGACTGCGGCCGCTCTGCGGGTCAGCGTACAATAA
- a CDS encoding heme exporter protein C — protein MWKALHQLAKPERLFHLCGRWIPWLGLLSALLLVVGCIWGFVYAPPDYQQGQSYRIMYLHVPAAMWSMGIYASMAIAAFIGLVWQMKMSDLAMAAMAPVGAVYTFIALVTGSAWGKPMWGTWWIWDARLTSELVLLFLYIGVIALYNAFDDRRLAGRAAGILVLVGVVNLPIIHFSVEWWNTLHQGSTNMQKTIDPSMRVPLRWTIFGFLSLFVTLTLMRLRNLILFQERRRPWVAELAAKEGGKRG, from the coding sequence ATGTGGAAAGCATTACATCAGCTTGCTAAGCCGGAGCGTCTGTTCCATTTGTGCGGACGCTGGATTCCCTGGCTGGGCTTATTAAGCGCCTTATTACTGGTGGTCGGTTGTATCTGGGGCTTTGTCTATGCGCCGCCCGATTATCAGCAGGGACAGAGCTACCGCATTATGTATCTGCACGTCCCGGCCGCCATGTGGTCAATGGGGATTTATGCGTCGATGGCGATAGCGGCCTTTATTGGTCTGGTCTGGCAAATGAAAATGTCCGATCTCGCTATGGCGGCGATGGCACCCGTTGGGGCCGTGTATACCTTTATTGCACTGGTCACTGGCTCGGCCTGGGGTAAGCCGATGTGGGGCACCTGGTGGATTTGGGATGCGCGTCTGACTTCTGAACTGGTGCTGCTGTTTCTCTATATCGGCGTTATCGCGCTCTATAACGCATTTGATGACCGGCGCCTGGCCGGGCGTGCGGCGGGCATTCTGGTGCTGGTCGGCGTGGTCAATCTCCCGATTATTCACTTCTCGGTTGAGTGGTGGAATACCCTGCATCAGGGTTCAACCAATATGCAAAAAACTATCGACCCTTCAATGCGCGTGCCTTTGCGCTGGACTATCTTTGGTTTTCTCAGCCTGTTCGTGACGCTCACATTAATGCGTCTGCGTAACCTGATTTTATTCCAGGAGCGCAGACGGCCGTGGGTTGCCGAACTGGCGGCAAAAGAAGGAGGAAAACGCGGATGA
- a CDS encoding heme exporter protein D, which produces MNSAFSSWQEFWAMGGYAFYVWLAVAFTIIPLIFLITHIRWQRKALLREVSRQQARERRIAAAQDKETRRVTP; this is translated from the coding sequence ATGAATAGCGCATTTTCCAGCTGGCAGGAGTTCTGGGCAATGGGTGGCTATGCGTTTTACGTCTGGCTGGCAGTTGCCTTTACCATTATTCCACTGATTTTTTTAATTACTCATATCCGCTGGCAACGTAAGGCGCTGCTGCGTGAAGTCAGCCGCCAGCAGGCGCGTGAGCGGCGTATTGCCGCCGCTCAGGATAAGGAAACCCGGAGAGTGACGCCGTGA
- the ccmE gene encoding cytochrome c-type biogenesis protein CcmE — MNSRRKTRLYLAIVVLMGLGITVTLVLYALRSNIDLFYTPGEIIYGKGESLQKPEPGQRLRVGGMVMPGSVKRDSQSLKVTFKLYDARGVVSVSYDGILPDLFREGQGVVAQGELEDKDHVIAKEVLAKHDENYTPPEIKDAMQENHHMPAEAYKGNQS, encoded by the coding sequence GTGAATTCAAGACGTAAAACGCGCCTGTACCTGGCGATTGTCGTGCTGATGGGGCTGGGTATTACCGTTACCCTGGTGCTATATGCGCTGCGTTCTAATATCGACCTGTTCTACACTCCCGGCGAAATTATTTACGGCAAGGGCGAGAGCCTGCAAAAACCGGAGCCGGGCCAGCGGCTGCGCGTCGGCGGAATGGTGATGCCTGGCAGCGTGAAGCGCGATAGCCAGAGTCTCAAAGTCACTTTTAAACTTTATGATGCGCGCGGCGTGGTTAGCGTGAGCTATGACGGCATTCTGCCGGATCTGTTCCGCGAGGGGCAGGGCGTTGTGGCTCAGGGTGAGCTGGAAGACAAAGACCACGTTATCGCCAAAGAGGTGCTGGCGAAGCACGATGAGAATTACACGCCGCCGGAAATTAAAGATGCGATGCAGGAGAACCACCATATGCCCGCAGAGGCTTATAAGGGCAATCAGTCATGA
- the ccmF gene encoding c-type cytochrome biogenesis protein CcmF, translating into MMPEIGNFLLCLALGIALLLSVYPLIGASRQSQRLMALARPLSWALFFSILAAFAVLIHAFVVNDFSVVYVASNSNTQLPVWYRVAATWGAHEGSLLLWVLLLSGWTFAVAIFSRGMPADSVARVLAVMGMINFGFLLFILLTSNPFARTLPDFPIEGRELNPLLQDIGLIFHPPLLYMGYVGFSVAFAFAIASLMAGRLDTAWARWSRPWTQAAWVFLTIGIVLGSAWAYYELGWGGWWFWDPVENASLMPWLVGTALMHSLAVTEKRGSFKAWTVLLAITAFSLCLLGTFLVRSGVLVSVHSFASDPARGMFILAFLVIVIGSSLLLYAIKGGSVRARVNNELWSRESFLLGNNVLLVAGMLIVLLGTLLPLVHKQLGLGSISVGEPFFNTMFSMLMVPFTLMLGVGPLVRWRRDEPQKLVKRLVIAAVITVILALVLPWLLQDEIKAMVVLGLVMAVWVFVLTVMELYERATHRHGLWSGLKSLSRSHWGMVLGHVGVAVTVVGIAFSQNYSIERDVRMKAGDSVMIHDYRFEFRNVYDISGPNYRGGVGLIDVTRNGRFEATLHAEKRFYDNSRMMMTEAAIDGGLTRDLYAALGEELDDGSWAVRLYYKPFVRWIWYGGALMALGGLLCMLDPRYRLRKTLREAQ; encoded by the coding sequence ATGATGCCGGAGATTGGTAATTTTCTGCTCTGCCTGGCGCTGGGGATTGCGCTGCTGCTTAGCGTATATCCGCTAATTGGTGCCAGCCGCCAGTCGCAACGTTTGATGGCGCTGGCCCGTCCGCTCTCCTGGGCGCTGTTTTTTAGCATCCTGGCGGCCTTTGCGGTGCTGATTCACGCCTTTGTGGTCAATGACTTTAGCGTGGTTTATGTCGCCAGTAATTCCAACACCCAACTCCCGGTCTGGTATCGGGTTGCTGCGACCTGGGGTGCGCACGAAGGTTCGTTGCTGTTGTGGGTGCTGTTGCTCAGCGGCTGGACTTTTGCCGTGGCGATATTCAGCCGGGGGATGCCTGCTGATTCAGTCGCCCGCGTGCTGGCAGTCATGGGCATGATTAACTTCGGCTTCCTGCTATTTATTCTGCTTACCTCGAACCCATTTGCCCGCACGCTGCCGGACTTCCCGATAGAAGGGCGCGAGCTGAATCCGCTGTTGCAGGATATTGGCCTGATTTTCCATCCGCCGCTGTTGTATATGGGCTACGTCGGGTTCTCGGTTGCCTTCGCCTTCGCCATCGCCTCGCTGATGGCCGGACGGCTTGATACCGCCTGGGCGCGCTGGTCACGTCCCTGGACGCAGGCGGCCTGGGTATTCCTGACTATCGGTATTGTGCTTGGTTCAGCCTGGGCCTATTACGAGCTGGGCTGGGGGGGCTGGTGGTTCTGGGACCCGGTAGAGAACGCTTCGCTAATGCCGTGGCTGGTGGGTACTGCCCTGATGCACTCGCTGGCCGTAACAGAGAAACGCGGCAGTTTTAAAGCCTGGACGGTACTGCTGGCTATTACCGCGTTTTCGCTGTGCCTGCTGGGGACTTTTTTGGTGCGCTCCGGCGTGCTGGTTTCGGTGCATTCGTTTGCCTCCGATCCGGCGCGCGGTATGTTTATCCTCGCGTTTCTGGTTATCGTTATCGGTAGTTCACTGCTGCTGTATGCCATTAAAGGCGGCAGCGTGCGTGCGCGGGTAAATAATGAGCTGTGGTCGCGCGAGAGCTTCTTGCTGGGCAATAACGTATTGCTGGTGGCTGGGATGCTAATTGTACTGCTGGGCACACTTCTGCCGCTGGTACACAAGCAGCTAGGCCTTGGCAGCATCTCGGTAGGCGAGCCGTTTTTTAATACCATGTTCAGTATGCTGATGGTGCCTTTCACCTTAATGCTGGGCGTTGGGCCGCTGGTTCGCTGGCGGCGTGATGAGCCGCAAAAGCTGGTTAAAAGATTAGTGATTGCGGCGGTGATCACCGTGATTCTGGCGCTGGTGCTGCCATGGTTATTGCAAGATGAAATTAAGGCCATGGTAGTTTTGGGGCTTGTTATGGCGGTCTGGGTTTTTGTCCTGACGGTAATGGAGCTTTACGAGCGTGCGACGCATCGCCATGGCCTATGGAGCGGGCTGAAGTCCCTATCCCGTAGCCATTGGGGAATGGTGCTGGGGCATGTAGGCGTGGCGGTAACGGTTGTGGGCATTGCATTTAGTCAGAACTACAGCATCGAAAGAGATGTGCGCATGAAAGCCGGTGATAGCGTGATGATTCATGATTATCGCTTTGAGTTTCGCAATGTTTACGATATCTCAGGCCCTAACTATCGTGGCGGCGTGGGGCTTATTGATGTTACCCGCAATGGCCGGTTTGAGGCCACGCTGCATGCGGAAAAACGGTTCTACGATAATAGCCGCATGATGATGACCGAAGCCGCAATCGACGGCGGCCTGACCCGCGACCTGTATGCGGCGTTAGGTGAAGAGCTGGATGATGGCAGCTGGGCCGTCCGCCTGTATTACAAACCGTTTGTTCGCTGGATATGGTACGGCGGGGCGTTAATGGCGCTCGGCGGCCTGTTGTGTATGCTCGACCCGCGTTATCGCCTGCGCAAAACGCTGCGGGAGGCGCAATGA
- the dsbE gene encoding thiol:disulfide interchange protein DsbE: MNRKLLFIPLGVFLLLAAALLWQLVRNADGDDPTRLESALIGKPVPQFRLEALETPGKIYDQAVLTNGKPLLLNVWATWCPTCRAEHQYLNKLSAQGVRVVGLNYKDDRQKAITWLNSLGNPYSLSLYDGNGMLGLDLGVYGAPETFLIDGRGIIRYRHAGDLNDRVWSRELKPLWDKYSKEAGE; the protein is encoded by the coding sequence ATGAACCGCAAATTATTGTTTATCCCGTTAGGCGTTTTTTTACTGCTGGCAGCAGCGTTGCTTTGGCAATTGGTCAGAAATGCGGATGGTGATGACCCAACCCGGCTTGAGTCGGCGCTGATTGGCAAACCGGTGCCGCAGTTCCGCCTTGAGGCGCTGGAAACCCCCGGCAAAATATACGACCAGGCGGTTTTAACCAATGGTAAACCGCTGCTGTTGAATGTCTGGGCAACCTGGTGTCCTACCTGCCGTGCCGAACATCAATATCTGAATAAGCTGTCGGCGCAGGGCGTTCGGGTGGTTGGGCTGAATTATAAAGACGATCGCCAGAAGGCCATTACCTGGCTTAATTCGCTTGGTAATCCTTATTCTCTGAGCCTGTATGACGGGAACGGCATGTTGGGGCTGGATCTTGGGGTGTACGGTGCGCCGGAAACCTTCCTGATCGATGGGCGTGGGATCATCCGCTATCGCCACGCCGGGGATCTTAACGATCGGGTATGGAGCCGGGAGCTGAAGCCGCTGTGGGATAAATATAGCAAGGAGGCCGGGGAATGA
- a CDS encoding cytochrome c biogenesis protein produces the protein MKRLGALLFGLMIAFASQAAIDTYQFANEGQEQQFRELTEQLRCPKCQNNSIADSNSMIAADMRLKVYELQQQGQTRQQIIDYMVARYGNFVTYEPPVTPSTIILWVLPALFILCGALVIVRRAKRQTVQKSPELDPLQKERLDKLLKNKGQEQ, from the coding sequence ATGAAGCGTCTTGGCGCATTACTATTTGGCCTGATGATAGCGTTCGCCAGCCAGGCAGCCATCGATACTTATCAATTTGCCAACGAAGGGCAGGAGCAGCAGTTTCGGGAGTTAACCGAGCAGCTACGCTGTCCGAAATGTCAGAACAACAGTATTGCCGACTCTAATTCAATGATAGCGGCCGATATGCGGCTTAAGGTCTATGAGCTGCAACAGCAGGGCCAGACCCGTCAGCAGATTATTGATTATATGGTGGCCCGTTACGGTAATTTCGTGACTTACGAGCCGCCGGTTACACCGTCCACCATTATTTTATGGGTATTGCCTGCGCTGTTTATTCTGTGCGGGGCGCTGGTCATTGTGCGCCGGGCAAAGCGCCAGACGGTACAGAAATCGCCAGAGCTCGATCCTTTGCAGAAAGAGCGGTTGGATAAATTATTAAAAAATAAAGGGCAGGAGCAATGA
- the vacJ gene encoding c-type cytochrome biogenesis protein CcmI encodes MILLISVIIILLLAVTLLLFYPWKGEQTANRDRLNQAFYQARLRELEEDNPPDSPAVRAQMQTDLQQNLLDDIPEVNAEACNREPGRWILIPGVVALIALSIGIYYKTGSSAQVVAWQQVADETPELLQRVMNPQAKPLNAEDLARLGLGLRTRLQSDPDNREGWSVLGRIGVVLNNATLSTQAFEKAYKLAPENPDVKLDYADVLARGGDEESREQAGRMLRALLKHSPDNLRALSLLAFNAFQQQQYPQAIEAWESMLRLIPQDDPRREAIAKSIEKARVESGADKAQMKVTITLSPEAQKAQAEGGVIFISVTDGQSPVPVAAKKIPQGHFPLTVVLNDDDAMMPERLLSGLHSGVVSVHLSASGNIKRQKGDWYGQTTVNNINATAPVAVTVAQLQQ; translated from the coding sequence ATGATACTGCTGATTAGCGTTATTATTATTCTACTGCTGGCGGTGACTTTACTGCTGTTTTATCCCTGGAAAGGGGAGCAAACCGCCAACCGCGATCGGCTTAATCAGGCATTTTATCAGGCGCGATTGCGCGAGCTGGAGGAGGATAATCCTCCGGATAGCCCGGCGGTGCGGGCGCAAATGCAAACCGATTTACAGCAGAATTTACTGGATGATATTCCTGAGGTTAACGCCGAAGCCTGCAACCGCGAGCCGGGGCGTTGGATTCTGATACCCGGCGTGGTGGCGCTTATCGCTTTGAGCATAGGCATCTATTATAAAACCGGGAGCAGCGCCCAGGTAGTTGCCTGGCAGCAGGTTGCCGATGAGACGCCAGAGCTGTTACAGAGGGTGATGAACCCGCAGGCGAAGCCGCTAAATGCCGAGGATCTGGCGCGACTGGGGCTTGGGTTGCGCACTCGTTTACAAAGCGACCCTGATAATCGCGAGGGCTGGTCAGTGCTGGGAAGGATTGGCGTGGTGCTAAATAACGCCACTTTATCCACTCAGGCATTTGAAAAAGCATATAAACTGGCGCCCGAGAATCCAGATGTTAAGCTCGATTATGCGGATGTACTCGCGCGAGGCGGGGATGAAGAGAGCCGGGAGCAGGCCGGGCGGATGTTACGCGCGTTGCTCAAGCACTCACCCGATAATCTTCGGGCGCTGAGCCTGCTGGCGTTTAATGCATTTCAGCAGCAGCAATACCCGCAAGCGATTGAAGCCTGGGAGTCCATGTTGCGGTTAATTCCGCAAGACGATCCGCGGCGGGAAGCCATCGCTAAAAGTATTGAGAAAGCGCGGGTTGAGTCCGGCGCAGATAAAGCACAGATGAAGGTCACCATTACCCTTTCACCTGAGGCCCAAAAGGCTCAGGCAGAAGGTGGCGTGATATTTATCTCGGTGACTGATGGTCAGTCGCCGGTACCGGTGGCGGCGAAAAAAATACCGCAGGGGCACTTTCCTCTGACGGTAGTCTTAAATGACGACGACGCCATGATGCCAGAACGTCTGTTATCTGGTCTGCATAGCGGTGTGGTGAGTGTGCATCTTTCCGCATCGGGCAATATTAAGCGTCAGAAGGGCGATTGGTATGGGCAGACCACGGTGAATAATATTAATGCGACTGCTCCGGTGGCGGTGACAGTCGCCCAATTACAGCAATAA
- a CDS encoding phospholipid-binding lipoprotein MlaA, which yields MNFRLTGLALATTLLVGCASSSSQQQQGRSDPLEGFNRTMYNFNYNVMDPYVVRPVAVAWRDYVPQPARTGISNFTGNLEEPAQMVNSFLRGEPYKGAIHFTRFFLNTILGIGGLFDVAGAANPKLAREEPHRFGSTLGHYGVGYGPYMQLPFYGSFTLREDVGDYADDMYPVLSWLTWPMSIGKWVVDGIETRAQLLDSDGLLRQSADPYITVREAYFQRHDFIANGGTVKPGENPNYKAIEGDLKDIDSE from the coding sequence ATGAACTTTCGTCTGACTGGGCTTGCACTGGCCACCACGCTGCTGGTGGGGTGCGCCAGTTCATCTTCACAGCAACAACAAGGACGGTCAGATCCGCTTGAGGGGTTCAACCGCACGATGTACAACTTCAACTACAACGTGATGGATCCATATGTTGTGCGTCCGGTTGCTGTGGCCTGGCGTGATTACGTGCCGCAGCCGGCTCGTACCGGTATCAGCAACTTTACTGGTAACCTTGAAGAACCTGCCCAGATGGTGAACTCCTTCCTGCGGGGCGAACCGTACAAAGGCGCAATTCACTTCACCCGTTTCTTCCTGAACACCATTCTTGGTATCGGTGGCCTGTTTGATGTGGCGGGCGCAGCCAACCCGAAACTGGCGCGCGAAGAGCCACACCGCTTCGGCAGCACTCTTGGGCATTATGGCGTCGGTTACGGCCCGTATATGCAGTTGCCGTTCTATGGCAGCTTCACGCTGCGTGAAGACGTAGGTGACTATGCGGATGACATGTATCCGGTTCTGTCGTGGCTGACCTGGCCGATGTCTATCGGTAAATGGGTTGTTGACGGTATTGAAACCCGCGCCCAATTACTGGATTCCGACGGCTTGCTGCGCCAGTCTGCTGACCCATACATTACGGTGCGTGAGGCTTACTTCCAGCGTCATGACTTTATTGCTAACGGTGGAACAGTTAAACCGGGCGAAAACCCGAATTACAAAGCTATCGAAGGCGATCTCAAAGATATCGACTCGGAATAA
- a CDS encoding long-chain fatty acid transporter, which yields MSQKTLFTKSTLAVAVALVSTQAWSAGFQLNEFSSSGLGRAYSGEGAIADNAGSASRNPAAIMMFDRPTFSGGAIFVDPDVDITGRSPSGRSLDADNIAPTAWVPNLHFVAPINDQFGWGASVTSNYGLATEYTDSYAAGSMGGTTDLETMNLNLSGAYRLNESWSFGLGFDAVYARAKIDRYAGDLGQLAAGSGLLPPAIAQQVGAIPADTKIAHLKGNEWGFGWNAGILYELNKDNRYAFTYRSEVKVDFDNGSYKSDLPASTNQLVNMLPPSAAAALGDLPYATGGATIPGSLSLHLPEMWEVSGYNRVAPKWAIHYSLTYTSWSQFEELKAKGRGNQTLFYKEENFKDAYRIALGTTYYMDKNWTFRTGIAFDDSPVPADQRSISIPDQDRLWLSAGTTYAFNDDASLDVGVSYMHGKHVEINEGPYKFESDGHAWLYGMNFNYAF from the coding sequence ATGAGCCAGAAAACCCTGTTTACTAAGTCAACTCTTGCAGTTGCAGTGGCACTCGTATCCACCCAGGCATGGTCTGCTGGTTTCCAATTAAATGAATTCTCCTCTTCCGGGTTAGGCCGTGCCTACTCCGGGGAAGGTGCTATCGCCGATAACGCAGGCTCCGCCAGCCGTAACCCGGCAGCCATCATGATGTTTGACCGCCCTACTTTCTCTGGCGGTGCCATCTTCGTTGACCCGGACGTTGATATTACCGGGCGTTCACCAAGCGGACGTAGCCTGGATGCAGATAACATTGCGCCTACCGCCTGGGTTCCTAACCTGCATTTCGTCGCACCAATTAACGACCAGTTCGGCTGGGGAGCATCCGTCACCTCTAACTACGGCCTGGCTACCGAATATACCGATAGCTATGCCGCAGGCAGCATGGGCGGTACCACCGATCTGGAAACCATGAACCTCAACCTGAGCGGTGCCTACCGGCTGAACGAAAGCTGGAGCTTCGGCCTGGGCTTCGACGCTGTCTATGCGCGTGCCAAGATTGACCGCTATGCAGGAGATTTAGGGCAGTTAGCTGCGGGTTCGGGTCTGCTACCGCCGGCAATTGCTCAGCAGGTTGGCGCTATTCCTGCCGATACTAAAATTGCTCACCTGAAAGGGAATGAGTGGGGCTTTGGCTGGAACGCTGGCATCCTGTATGAGCTGAACAAAGACAACCGTTACGCTTTTACTTATCGCTCAGAGGTCAAAGTTGACTTTGATAACGGCTCTTATAAAAGCGATCTGCCTGCCAGCACTAACCAGCTAGTGAATATGTTGCCTCCATCCGCTGCCGCTGCGCTAGGCGATCTGCCTTATGCAACCGGCGGAGCAACTATTCCAGGCTCACTGTCACTCCATCTTCCGGAAATGTGGGAAGTGTCTGGCTATAACCGCGTAGCGCCAAAATGGGCTATCCATTACAGCCTGACCTACACCAGCTGGAGCCAGTTTGAAGAGCTGAAAGCGAAAGGCCGTGGCAACCAGACGCTGTTCTATAAAGAAGAAAACTTCAAAGACGCCTACCGTATTGCGCTGGGTACCACGTATTACATGGATAAGAACTGGACCTTCCGTACCGGTATCGCTTTTGATGACAGCCCGGTACCGGCCGACCAGCGTTCCATCTCAATTCCAGACCAGGATCGCCTGTGGCTGAGCGCGGGTACTACCTATGCGTTTAACGACGATGCATCCCTGGATGTAGGTGTCTCTTACATGCACGGTAAGCACGTGGAAATTAACGAAGGCCCGTACAAGTTTGAATCCGATGGCCACGCGTGGCTGTATGGTATGAACTTTAACTACGCTTTCTAA